One Lytechinus variegatus isolate NC3 chromosome 14, Lvar_3.0, whole genome shotgun sequence genomic region harbors:
- the LOC121427362 gene encoding N-alpha-acetyltransferase 38, NatC auxiliary subunit-like — protein MEDTRLSINGGEEKLNSAGEDAPGQEQVDGDRAAEMRKRMESWLNQPMRIQMTDGRTLVGTFICTDKDRNVILGSCEEYVNPPDSPDKEEPRVLGLAMVPGQHIVSIEIDKASNSAL, from the exons ATGGAGGATACTAGATTGTCCATCAATGGAGGAGAAGAAAAGCTCAATTCAGCAGGAGAAGATGCTCCAGGTCAGGAGCAAGTCGATGGAGACAGAGCGGCAGAGATGAGGAAGAGAATGGAATCATGGCTGAATCAACCGATGAGGATACAGATGACAGATGGGAGGACACTGGTAGGCACGTTCATCTGCACCGATAAGGATCGAAACGTTATATTGGGCTCGTGTGAGGAGTATGTGAACCCTCCAG ATTCACCTGATAAAGAAGAACCAAGAGTGCTTGGACTGGCCATGGTACCTGGTCAACACATAGTCAGCATAGAGATTGATAAAGCAAGTAACTCAGCGTTATGA